From the uncultured Methanomethylovorans sp. genome, the window CCTACAAGAAGTACCCTGTCAATGTCCTTTGCTGCGAGCTTTGCATCCTTCATTGCCTGATTGACAGACACCAGAGTCTTATCAAGCAGGTCAGCAGTCATCTTCTCGAACTGTGCCCTTGTAAGGTCAATATCAATGTGCTTTGGCTGTCCGTTGGCATCTGCTGTGATGAACGGAAGGTTGACGTTGGTGGAAGGTATACCAGAAAGCTCGATTTTTGCCTTCTCAGCTGCATCCCTCAGACGCTGCAATGCTGCCCTGTCCTTAGAGAGATCGATACCTTCATTTTTCTTGAACTGTTCAACAAGATAATCTACTATCCTCTGATCAAAGTCGTCACCACCAAGATGAGTGTCTCCGCTGGTTGAAAGCACCTCGAATACCCCTCCTCCAAGCTCTAGGATGGATACATCAAAGGTACCGCCTCCAAGGTCGTAGATAAGAATCTTGTGGTCTTCAACCTCTTTATCAAGACCATAGGCAAGAGCTGCTGCAGTGGGCTCATTAATAATTCTCATTACTTCCAGACCTGCAATGGCACCTGCGTCTTTGGTGGCCTGCCTCTGTGCATCATTGAAATAAGCGGGAACTGTAATGACAGCCTGCGTAATGGTTTCTCCAAGGTATGTTTCAGCATCTTCCTTCATTTTACGCAAGATCATGGCAGATACTTCCTGCGGAGTGTAGTCCTTGCCGTTGAGAGTTACTTTATATGATGCCTCTCCCATGTGCCTTTTGATAGAGTACACGGTATTATCTGCATTTGTGATCATCTGCCTCTTGGCAACCTGACCAACAAGTTTCTCACCCTTCTTGGAAAAACCTACAACAGAAGGTGTAGTTCTGCCTCCTTCTGCATTAGGGACGACAGTTGGCTCTCCACCTTCGATCACAGCCATACAGGAATTTGTGGTTCCAAGGTCAATACCCAATATCTTTGCCATATTATTACCTCTTAGATCATTATAAGATCATTATGTTATAATTAAATATTTATGAGTTTGTTTATGTAGTCGTCAAGCAACAGATGCAGCTTTAACTGCAACCCTTATTTTTCACCTGATGCTTCGGGAAGCCTTGACACAGTCACAGCGGCGGGCCTGAGCACCCTGGAATGTAAAAAAAATCCAGGTCTACATACTCCAATAATGGTGTTCTCTTCATGATCGGGATGTTCAACATGCATCATCGCCTCATGCTCATGGGGATTGAATTCTGCACCCAGACATTCCATTTTCTGAAGACCTTCTTTTTCTAAAATGGAAACAAACTGCTTGAAAACCATCTCAACCCCCTTCACCACAGAACCAACATCATCTGTACCCTTTGCAGATTCCATGGCACGTTCAAAGTTCTCATAAACTTCTATGAGTTCAAGAAGAAGGTTCTCTGATGCGAACTTGCGAAACTCTTCCTTTTCCCGGACCGTGCGCTTCCTGAAGTTATCAAACTCTGCGGTCAGACGTAAGAGCCTGTCCTTTAATTGTCCTATCTCTTCGTCTTTCATACAAAGTTGCTTCTCCATAGATGGCGCGCCATTTGTGACTGACACATCATCCATCACATCATTCTCAGTAGTTTTGGGTTTCATTTCATCAACATTTCCCAATCCTTCATCCATCTATACATTCCTCTTGTCTGTGTTCGGTTGTGTGCCTTCAATAGTTATGATTGTTTGATATTCTATAAATATGTGTTGGCTAGAGGTGTCGCTAAATATAAACCATATGACTTAAAGATAATTGCCACGCCCCTTATGCTGCACAGCTTTTATTATAAGCATACTTGCGATCATGCAGATAGCCAAAGCTGACACTATTGTGTCCCATCCAAGTTCCCCGATGCCTTTAATCCCTATATTACTAACAACATATAATATACCTGTGAAAAAAGCAGTCACAGCGAAGGTTACAGCAAATGCGGCTATGCCCCCGCCTATAAGTGAACCCACATGATCAGCACCCCGATTTTCAAAAAATACAGAAGCTGCAATGAATATGACTGCAAAGATGAGCAATATCATCGCAAAAGGAAGAGGTTTGTACTGTGGACTAAGCATTGTCATAATGCCCATGGCAACGCCTATCATAAATAGTGCCATGGAAGTAGATACTGCGATGGCCTGCGCAAATGGATTTTCAGATAATATTCCCATATTCATCCCTTGGATAGCCAAGATGTGAATGATAGTATTTATTGATTATCAAATAATTATACTATTGTTTCTTCCTACTCGTTAGTAATAAATCTAATAAAACGATTTTCATCCTTCATGAAGATACTACTTGCAGAATATGCAATGGGTACAGGCATGGGTGGTACTTTCCTTCTTGAAGGCAAGTCCATGCTCAAAACCCTTGTAAGCAGTTTCTCAAGACTTGGCCATGAAGTCACGTATTTGACTTCAGGTACGTTGTTGCCTGCAGGAAATGCCATAATATCAACAGGAGAAAATTTCAGGAATATCATAGAAGAAGAAGCAAAAAAAAGTGATGCTGGACTTGTAATAGGACCTGATAATATTTTAGCTGAACTTACTTCTTTTATTGAGGACAATACACTTAATCTGGGTTCTAAACCTGAAGCGGTTGCTTTATGTGCAGACAAAGTAAAGTGTACCGAAGTCCTTCTAAGGCACAACATAGCTGCTCCTCGCATCCTAAAAGATGAGGAAGGCATAAAATGTGTGGTAAAACCCAGATTTGGATGTGCTTCAGAAGATACGTATCTCACTACAAACGCTAAAGTGCCTTCTGGATCCATTGCAACAGAGTTCATAAACGGAGAACATCTGAGCGTGAGTCTCATAGCAGGAGAAAAAACGTTGCCATTATGCGCTAACAAGCAGCTCATTGAATTTATGGATGTTAAAAATCCTTCTGGGCTTCGTGTTGAATATAAAGGTAATACAGTATGTTTTTCGTCGTCCTACAAAGAAGAGCTCTTCCTAACAGCCGTGGAAGCTGCGAAGATTCTAGGGTGCCGTGGCTACGCTGGAGTGGACATTGTATATGATGGAATACCTTATGTAGTAGATGTGAATCCCAGGCCAACCACTTCGATATACGGTATATCTAAGGTAATGGATGTTGAGATAGCTGATCTGCTGCTTAAGAACAGATTGGGAGGATTACCTGAATCTGTCAGGATGACTGCAGAATGCTCCTTTACAAAGGAGGATTTCAAATGAGATATCTTGGTATTGACATAGGAGGAGCAAATACAAAAATAGCTACCTCAGATGGAACTATTATAGAACTCCACTATCTACCACTATGGAAAGACACTACTCTACCGCAGACACTTAAAAACATAGCCAAAAGGCTCAATCCCGATATTGTCGCAGTGGTCATGACTGGTGAACTTGCCGATTGCTTTGAAGATAAGTTGCATGGACTGAAGTTTATAATGAGGGCAGTAGAAGATTCATTTAGATGCGAAATATGCTATATCGGTACTAATGGAGATATCCATAAGCATGGTGAGGATATGAGAAAACTTGCTGCAGCAAACTGGGCAGCTTCTTCAAGACTCATTGGAGAGGAAATAGGAGATTGTATCTTTGTTGATGTGGGAAGCACTACAAGTGACATTATCCCTATAGCGAATACGAAACATGTGGCAGCATCTACTGATTTTACGAGGCTGCTTGCAAGCGAACTAGTGTATATGGGTACACTGCGTACTAACGTAGCTACTCTCGTAGATAAAGTAGAACTGAAACAGGGAACATGCAGAGTATCCTCTGAATTTTTCACCACAACAGGTGATGTTTACCTGCTGCTTGAAGATATCGGGCCGGAAACTTACACCTGTACGACTGCTGATGGAGCCGGAAAAAGCAGGCTGGAAACCATGAGAAGGCTTGCAAGGCTTGTGTGTGCGGACATGGAAGAGATATCAGAAGATGAGGTGATGGAAATTGCACGTCAGGTCAAAGAAAAACAGATAAGTCTACTCACCCAGGCAATTTCCACAGTTTCTGAGGAACATGGCATACGCAGGATAGTTGCTGCAGGTATAGGGGAATTTATGATCATCGAAGCCGCAGAAAGACTTGGGATGGAATGCATTTCTGTGGCCGAGAAGTGGGGGAAAGAGATATCCAATGTATTTCCTGCCTACGCTGCAGCTTGGCTGGTAGAAAGAAATGCGAAACTCCAGTAATACGAGAGTTATATATGGGTATTGCAAAAAGTCGCGTTGTTCTAAAAGTAGGGGGCAGTCTTATGGACAATGCTCCTGAACTTCTCATTTATTTGCAGGAAGAACTAAAGTTAAGATCCGTATCTACCCCCTCAGTGCTGATAGTACCTGGAGGCGGTGTTTTTGCAGATAGTATAAGAAATCTCCATGAAAAAGAAGGCATTAGTGATGATGCAGCCCATTGGATGGCAATCTTAGGAATGGAACAATATGCGTATTACCTTGCCGACAAAAGCGGGATTAGAACAACGGATGATTTGAGTAGGTTGACGCTAGGAATTTCTATTCTAATGCCTTATAGACTGCTGCGGAGCATGGATCCTTTGCCTCATTCATGGAATGTGACATCAGACTGTATTGCTGCATGGATAGCATCAATATTAGATGCCAGGCTGGTCAAAGTTACTGATGTGGATGGAGTACTGATCAACGGAAAAATCGTTGCAACCGTAGATGCAGCAAAACTTAAAGAGATGGGTGAAAGCTGTGTGGACAAAATGCTGCCTGAATTATTGATAAAAGATAGCAGAGATTGTATGGTTATCAATGGAAATTATCCTGAAAGAGTGTTGGCCGCTCTTGAGGAGAAAGCTGTAAGAGGCACTCTTATCAAGGGGAATATTTAAATCGTATACTGATTATGTACACAAATCATCTTATGCTGATAAACATAGTATTTATTTCTATTATAACTAATGAAGGAGAATTTAAATGGTAAACAAGGTAGCAAACTGTACTTCATGCGGTATTAACTTAGAGGAACGTGGTTTTGCCCGGTTCCCATGCCCAGTATGCGGTGCAGAAATAGGAAGATGTGTGAGCTGCAGACAGCAGAGCAACCCTTACACCTGCCCAAAATGCGGTTTCGTAGGTCCATGAGGTGTAATAATGGGTGATGTAGCAGCAACAATGAAGATAATGCCAGAAAGTGTGGAAACCGATCTTAACGACCTCAAAAGCAAGCTTGAAGCTGTAATCCCTGAGGGAGCAAGCTTATTTGGTTCTAAGATCGAACCTGTTGCTTTTGGTCTTAAAGCACTTGTTATGGTTATAATGGTAGGAGACATCGAGGGTGGCACAGAGCAGGTAGAAACTGCCTTTGCTGCGGTTCCTGGTGTCGAAAGCGTACAGGTTACAGAAGTGGGCAGACCACTCTAAAACCTTTCTTTTTTTATTACTATTTTTCGGGCTCGTAGATCAGGGGAAGATCGTTACGTTCGCAACGTAAAGGCCGCGGGTTCGAATCCCGCCGAGTCCATTAAATAAGTGTTGATAGTCTTAGATTGACACTGTTCTAAAACCTCTTACTAATAATGTCACTATTAAGATCAATGGTTCACTTACCTGTAAAGACCGTTTTATACTGGCATATGTATGGCAGTAAACAATATAGTTCAGTTCATTCCATATCAAAATACCATCAAGAAATTCCCTGTGAAACATCACTAAGATATCATCTCAAAAAACTGGATATCGAGTAACTTTTAGGTACTTTTTTGCATTTGCCTCATTCCTGCTCAGAAATACATGGCTCTACCTTTAGAAAAAACATTTTACAATAATAAAACAAGGTCCTCTGATCATTGATGAAGACAAGTTTAGATTTGACAGATTTGTTATATTTGTTGAGGAATGGCTTAGAAGAAAGTTAAGGATTCAGTTAGCGATAGAATGTTTGAGGTAATTCAATAGTAGTAACAACAAGAGGGGAAAAATTAGCGAACTACTGAGCATAGATCTCAATTATATTGCCTCTTGAAAATGAAGGATTTCTACAGAGAAAAAAAGATATAAATATGTTACAAAGACTAATTTAGTCATGGAGGAATTATCATATTTAGTTTAAAAGGACGTGTTGTTGTAATTACAGGTGCTTCTTCTGGTTTGGGTGTTCAAATGGCAAAAGGCTTTGCCGGACAGGGAGCAGATTTAGTTATAATGGCCCGGAGATTTGAAAAACTAGAAAAGGTGGCTGAAGAGATCAGAGATTTGGGTGTAAAATGCTCACCTGTTCAGTGTGATGTGACAAATACAGATTCAGTAAATAATGCATCAGAAGAAGCAATTAAAGAGTATGGTAAAGTAGATATTTTAGTTAACTGTGCAGGATCAGCTAAAAATGCTGGTGTACTGAACATGACTGATGAAGAGTGGGATTTTACAGTAGATACAGATCTAACCAGTGTATTTAAAGTGACCCGGGCATTTGCAAAATACATGGTTGAAAAGAGGTATGGTCGAATTATTAATATCGCTTCTATGTATGGGCTTGTGGGAAATACGGCTATTGATACTGTTGCCTATCATTCTTCTAAAGGTGGAGTGGTGAATTTTACCAGAGCTGTTGCAGCAGAACTTGCTAAATATAACATTACATGTAATGCAATATGCCCTGGGTATTTTGCGACGGAATTGACCATTGATACTTTAAAAACTGAGGCATTTACAAATTATATGAAAGCTACAGTTCCAATGGGTCGGTATGGAGAAGAAGGTGAATTAAACCCGGCTGCTATTTTCTTAGCAAGCGATGAAGCCTCATATGTGACCGGAGCGATCTTAACAGTTGATGGCGGATATACTGCTGTTTAAAGATGTAATCCAACTAGATGCATCAAAAGAGTCAATAGACTCTATTTTTTATAAGTTTGATGAAAGAAGATCATGATATTTTATTATTTATCAGGGGTAATTTGATGGAAAAAATATATAAATATTATCCAGATGATTTTGGAGAATTAACTGTAAAAGTTGTACACATGGACCTCCTTTTCGATATGTTTGCTGATCATACAAAGGTAACATCCCATCTGAAATTACGAACCCTTGCCACTCCTATCAATGAACTTGAGCTGAATTGCAAAAATCTTGAGATCCTATCCGTAAGTTGCAGAGAACATGATATTGATTCTGAATACAAGAAAAAAGATGATATCCTCCTGATCAAATTCAGCCAGACAGTACCTGAGAATACTGAGATCTTGATCATTACCCGGACCATCTGCAGACCTACTAAAAATATACTGGAAGGCCTCTATTATGATGAAACCCCTGCAGGTGCTCCACCCCAGCAGATAACCCAATGTCAGCAATGGGGATTCCAGAGGATCGTACCATGTATAGATGATATGGTAGCCAAATGCACTTACACTACAACCATCATTGCCGATGAGAGATATACCAATCTCATAAGCAACGGCGACATTATAGAGGCAAGGCACTCGGTTGGAGATGGAAGGGACAGTATTGTCTATGATAACTCAATTACCCCTATGGCCCCCTATCTTTTTTTCCTGGGTGTGGGTACCTACGACACATTCAAAAGGGAGTTAGAATATCCGGATGGGCAGACCTTTGACCTGGAACTGCTGGTGCCTCCTGGCTCGGATCCATTGATAGCCCAGAAAAGTCTTGATGTTCTCTACGATTCTATTATGTGGATCCACCTTTTCACAGGTAGCCCTGATCAATACGATCAGTTTGAAAAACGCAGAGATATCATGGCTATGGTCATGGAAAGGGACCGGCTTAAAAGTGAGGTGGAAGGTGCTGATGAACAGAACCAGAAGATTCGAAGCATCAGAGATGAACTGAAGAAGGCAGTCGGATCGATACAGACTGGATACAAGTATACAGGTACAGTTTACAGGGAGATCGGTATGCAGAATTCCAATTTTGGTGGTATGGAAAATGTAGGAAATACTACCATAAGTACCAATCGCATAATGCCCTTCCCTCAGATGACTGACGGTGCTTTTGAGTATCTGATGAGGGTAAAGGTCCATGAATTCTATCATAACCTGAACGGCTCCGAGGTAACCGGGAGAAGTCCTTTTGAAATATGGCTTAATGAAGCAGTTACCGTTCATATAGAAAGAATGTATCATGCATATCATTTTGGTGAGGCATACAGTCGTCTTGAGGAAGTCCTTGGCTTTCTGGCTCCTGGCTCAGGAATCTTTGCCCTTGACCGAGGAGCAGCTTCCATGCCCATCATTCCGGACGGATTTAATGACCCTGATGATCTTATTACTTCAGTGACCTATGTAAAAGCCCCTGAATTTGTGACTATGATAGAAACCATGATGGGGAAAGAAACATTTGTTAAGGCTCTGAATGTATATCATTCCAGATATAAACATTCAAATGCTTCAAGTTGGGACTGGGTTGAAGTAATGGAAGAGGTTTCGGGATATGAATTCAAAGACATGGCAAAGACCTGGTTGAAACAGACGCAGTTCCCAATGGTCCATGCAAACTCTTCTTATGATGAAAATGAAAGGACTTTTACATTATTCCTGGAACAGGAAGTTCCAGAAGGTGGAACATTCTGGGATTTCCCATTCTGTGCAGCCCTTGTCGACAGGGAGGGGAACGATCTTGCTGAAGTTACGGAGTTGATGAATGGCAAGGAGAAAAAGATAGTCATCACTGATGTGGAGAAACCTGCTTTTTCATCCCTGAACCGGGGGTATTCTTTTTTTGGTAAAGTAGTTCATGATGTGGATATTGATGAACTGATCTTGCAGGCCAAAAAGGATCGGGATTTGATAAACAGGTTCATCGCATTCTACAGGATTGTGGATATAGAAAAAATGAGACTGATCGAGGACACAACTCGTCTTCCTTCAAAAGAGTTTACAGACCTTTATAATGAGTTCATACAGGATCAGGACCTGATGAAGGAAACAGGCGCTCAGTTCCTGACGATTTTCGAATCCGTGGAGGATGAGAAACTTGCACACAGGTACCAGTTGTTATATGAAGTTAAACAAAAACTTCTCAAAGCAATAGCAAGCAGACATGAAGATTCACTGATAGCTCTCCATAGGGTTTACAATAAAAAGAACTTTAAAAATACCGATTATCTGAATGAACAGATAAATGCAATCAAAAATCGCCAGGTAAAGAATACGTGTCTCTCTGTCCTTTCGACCCTTGATAATCCCATTGTACACGATATGATCAGGGAACAGTTTGAGACAGCTCAAAACTCCACGGATAAATTAAGTGCTTTCGGTTATTATCTAGGCAGTTCGGCACCTGACAGGATTCAGCTTATGCAGGCCTTCCAAAAGGAGGCAGAAAAACATCCGGTAAGCTGGGAAGCTTTCCTGAGGGTTATAGGAAGTAGTAGTGGCAATGATGTATTTGATCTGGTAAGGCAGGTCGAACAATCCAAGGCTTTTAGGATAGAACAGGCAAACGATCAGCGAGCTCTTTATGGAAGTTTTGCATTGAATAGAAAGAAATCTCTGCAAACTGAAAAGGGAAGAAAATTGCTTGGAGATATAGTTCTCAAACTAGCAGAAGTCAATGAGTATAGTACCGTAAATATACTCAACGTCCTTGCCAACATTGATAAAATGGAAGATGAATATCACATACCCTTGGTGGGAATGATGATTTGTTTCCTAGATCGATTTGATCCAGATCATACACCAAGTGTGTACAACAGAATCAGGAAGATACTCCTTAATTCTCCAAAAGCCGTGAAAAGATATGAAGTGGTCAATGGAAAAATTAATCTTGGTTAAAACCTGAAATCTACTTCAGGTTAGTTTTATTTTTGATTACATGGACACAGATGGTGTCTTTCTTCTTTTTCTTCTTGAATAGGCACAGGCCATGGACATACATTTCATTGATTTTATCCTCTTGATTAGGCTCAATGAAATTCCCTAACTGGTAGTATTTCCTAATACCTTGATGGCCGGTGCTCTACTTTGTAGACGCTTATATTCTGGATCTTATTTGCTTCTATTTTTTTAATTATGCTTTTTTGATCTCGGTAATATCGCGCATGATACCTTCGCTGAATAGAGGCTTACCATTTTGATCCCTGATTATCATAAAGTGGTCGGCAAACCAACGGTATTTTCCGTCCTTATGTTTGAAACGGTATTCAATAGTTCCAAAACCAATATCTACCGCATGGGAGAATCCTACATTAACGAGAGGTAGGTCATCGGGATGGATAAGATCACAGGATTTACCGATACTACCCATTGCAATCATCTCCTGTACAGAATAACCAGCAATCTTCTCTATCACAGGACTCATGAAATCAAGGTTGTCAGCCTGAAGATTCCGTCTGTATGCAACATCAAGAGAATTATCTGTTGCCTGCTTATCTCTAAGAGAAAGATCATAATTCCCTACATTTTCGTCCATTCAGTATCACCAACTATCAAATTTATTATGTTAGTTTATGATATTTATCATCTTCGAATACATAATTTGTTCAGTTTATTGGGATCATAGAGAATGCCCATCTTTTTCGATCAGGTATCTTCTCTTTGTTTTAAGGAACGTACGTCGTATTATTACGACAAGTTATATGCGAAAAGTTATATCTATGACTTACATTTACGAAAGTCATGAAAAAGCATTTTTCAAACAAAATCCTCATTATCGGTTATGGTTCAGTTTCACAATGCACGTTACCCCTTTTAATGGACAAACTTAATGTTCCGCTAGAAAACATTACCTTAATTGATTTTGAAGACAAATCAAAAGCCCTGAAAAAGTATACCAATCAGGGATTGACATTTGTTTGTGAAAGGATCACCCCGAAAAATCTTGATCGGGTTTTATCGCAATATGTGGAAAACAATGGCTTGATCATTGACCTTTCATGGAATATTGATTCCAATGAAATCATTAAATGGTGCCATGATCACAATATATTGTACATTAACACTTCAGTTGAAATATGGAATCCCGATGAGGCATTTTTAACTAGAGATATGTTGGAAAAATCGCTTTATATACGGCAAATGAAATTGCTTGAATTATCCCGTGATTGGAAAAATGCACCCACTGCTGTTGTTGACCATGGTGCAAATCCAGGCCTCATTACTCACTTCGTAAAGCAGGGATTGCTGGATATTGCCGCTCGCATCTGTGCTGATAAGAAAGTATCTCCTGAAGATGAACAAGAGATTGCCATTCTCTCAAAGAACAGGAATTTTGCCCGTTTGGCCCAGAAACTTGGAGTCAAAGTAATCCATTGTAGTGAGCGAGATACTCAAGTAGCAAATCGGGCAAAAGAGGTCAATGAATTTGTGGGGACATGGAGCATTGAAGGATTAAGGGAAGAAGGAACAGCTCCTGTAGAAATAGCTTGGGGAACACATGAGAGTAAATTGCCGCCGTTGGCACATATTCCTCCGTACGGACCAAAAAATGTGATCTTTTTGCCCCAGATGGGATTTAATACATGGGTCAGATCATGGATACCTAATGAAGAGATTGTAGGTATGGCAATACGTCATGGTGAAGCATATGGACTTTCACATATGTTGACTGTTTGGGATGATGATAATGCAATCTATCGACCAACCGTACATTATGCTTATATGCCATGTCATGATACCCTCTCCTCTCTTTGTGAACTGCGAGGCAGGAATTATGAGCTTCAATCTCAACTAAGGATTATGACAAATGAGATCATATCCGGCGAGGATATAATGGGGGCGCTATTGATGGGTCATTCATACAATTCCTGGTGGACTGGCAGTTCTTTGAGTATCGAAGAAGCTAGATCCCTTGCTCCCGGTCAGAATGCAACTACTATTCAGGTAGCTGCAGGCATTGTTGCTGCTGTACTCTGGATGCTTGAAAATCCGAGAGAAGGTATTAAAACGCCCGAGGACTTGCCTCATGATTTTGTTCTTGATATTGCCAGACCGTATCTTGGAACGTTTATTTCAACGCCCTCGGACTGGACACCGCTTAAGAACCGCAAAATATTTTTCAAAGAAAATCCTGCTGTGAAACACGATCCAGATCCATGGCAATTCGAAAATTTTCTTTTCGTAGGTTGATCCTAAGAGGCTTTCTTAGGATTTAAACTATTTTTATAGTTGGATAATGGCAATGTTAATGTGCTTATTCCAAAACCGATCTTATCCTCTATCTGTTCAAGCTTCATGATCATTTTTCTGAATCGGAAAAACGATAGATCACTCAGAATTTGAATTTAGATACGTATTTAATTGTTTTGTAATCATCACAAAATATAACTTTCGGTAATACAACCGTCAGGAATTTATACCAATACTTAGATAATATGAATTGGTCATAAGGGAGTAAACTGTAAGGTGAAGTAAATTCAGGACGGAGTAAAATCTGATCCCGTAGCAACCTTCATTGGCGCGTAAACTGTAAGGTGAAGTAAATTCAGGACGGAGTAAAATCTGATCCCGTAACAAACTTCATTGATGTGTAAACTGTAAGATGAAGCAAATTCAGGACAGAGTAAAATCTGATCCCATAACAAACTTCATTGTTGCAGGTCAAACCTTGTGACCGCCTTTTCCACTCTTTTAATCAACACTAAAGAATAGATTTCGTTATTAGATCATCATCCCCGAAAGATTATCCAGATGCAATTAAGCTACACTAAAAGATCGCTGAGATCGATTTCTTCACCCATTCTCAACTGATTTCGAAGAAGAGTAATTTTACGGTCTACTTTTTCGAGGTTTTTCAGGTGCTTTTTTTCATCCTCTGTAGTTTTTAAAAGTTTTGAGATTCCGCCAT encodes:
- a CDS encoding M1 family metallopeptidase; translation: MEKIYKYYPDDFGELTVKVVHMDLLFDMFADHTKVTSHLKLRTLATPINELELNCKNLEILSVSCREHDIDSEYKKKDDILLIKFSQTVPENTEILIITRTICRPTKNILEGLYYDETPAGAPPQQITQCQQWGFQRIVPCIDDMVAKCTYTTTIIADERYTNLISNGDIIEARHSVGDGRDSIVYDNSITPMAPYLFFLGVGTYDTFKRELEYPDGQTFDLELLVPPGSDPLIAQKSLDVLYDSIMWIHLFTGSPDQYDQFEKRRDIMAMVMERDRLKSEVEGADEQNQKIRSIRDELKKAVGSIQTGYKYTGTVYREIGMQNSNFGGMENVGNTTISTNRIMPFPQMTDGAFEYLMRVKVHEFYHNLNGSEVTGRSPFEIWLNEAVTVHIERMYHAYHFGEAYSRLEEVLGFLAPGSGIFALDRGAASMPIIPDGFNDPDDLITSVTYVKAPEFVTMIETMMGKETFVKALNVYHSRYKHSNASSWDWVEVMEEVSGYEFKDMAKTWLKQTQFPMVHANSSYDENERTFTLFLEQEVPEGGTFWDFPFCAALVDREGNDLAEVTELMNGKEKKIVITDVEKPAFSSLNRGYSFFGKVVHDVDIDELILQAKKDRDLINRFIAFYRIVDIEKMRLIEDTTRLPSKEFTDLYNEFIQDQDLMKETGAQFLTIFESVEDEKLAHRYQLLYEVKQKLLKAIASRHEDSLIALHRVYNKKNFKNTDYLNEQINAIKNRQVKNTCLSVLSTLDNPIVHDMIREQFETAQNSTDKLSAFGYYLGSSAPDRIQLMQAFQKEAEKHPVSWEAFLRVIGSSSGNDVFDLVRQVEQSKAFRIEQANDQRALYGSFALNRKKSLQTEKGRKLLGDIVLKLAEVNEYSTVNILNVLANIDKMEDEYHIPLVGMMICFLDRFDPDHTPSVYNRIRKILLNSPKAVKRYEVVNGKINLG
- a CDS encoding saccharopine dehydrogenase C-terminal domain-containing protein → MKKHFSNKILIIGYGSVSQCTLPLLMDKLNVPLENITLIDFEDKSKALKKYTNQGLTFVCERITPKNLDRVLSQYVENNGLIIDLSWNIDSNEIIKWCHDHNILYINTSVEIWNPDEAFLTRDMLEKSLYIRQMKLLELSRDWKNAPTAVVDHGANPGLITHFVKQGLLDIAARICADKKVSPEDEQEIAILSKNRNFARLAQKLGVKVIHCSERDTQVANRAKEVNEFVGTWSIEGLREEGTAPVEIAWGTHESKLPPLAHIPPYGPKNVIFLPQMGFNTWVRSWIPNEEIVGMAIRHGEAYGLSHMLTVWDDDNAIYRPTVHYAYMPCHDTLSSLCELRGRNYELQSQLRIMTNEIISGEDIMGALLMGHSYNSWWTGSSLSIEEARSLAPGQNATTIQVAAGIVAAVLWMLENPREGIKTPEDLPHDFVLDIARPYLGTFISTPSDWTPLKNRKIFFKENPAVKHDPDPWQFENFLFVG
- a CDS encoding PAS domain-containing protein; this translates as MDENVGNYDLSLRDKQATDNSLDVAYRRNLQADNLDFMSPVIEKIAGYSVQEMIAMGSIGKSCDLIHPDDLPLVNVGFSHAVDIGFGTIEYRFKHKDGKYRWFADHFMIIRDQNGKPLFSEGIMRDITEIKKA